A window of Glycine soja cultivar W05 chromosome 2, ASM419377v2, whole genome shotgun sequence genomic DNA:
ggttttggtcaTGCATGCAATACTGTTTGGTTCCCATTCATTTTACATGATAACTGAATTATGTGTCTCTTGGTCTGTTACCATCATGTTACGGTGCATCTCCATCTGGCATAATAACATcatggcttttttttttctccccttttcgtttcaatttgatttgttaataatttgaatttgtggaatcAGAATAGTTGAAAATGGGGCTGTCTTTCACCAAGTTGTTCAGCCGACTGTTTGCCAAGAAAGAGATGCGTATACTGATGGTGGGTCTCGATGCTGCGGGTAAGACCACCATTCTGTACAAGCTCAAGCTTGGAGAGATTGTCACCACCATTCCCACCATTGGtaagtttcttttcttatttctaCTTTCTTAAGTACCAACTGTTTTCTTTATTGACTGATGCAACGGCTAGAAACAGAATCTAGACCGCACATTTCTAACTAATTCTATAGAATGTGGGtcttttttccttcaattttaCTCGACCTATTCACACTAGCTGTTAAATCTTCTGGTACTATATACGCTTTTTCGTTTCTAGctctacaattttttaattattattttatatattatatattgtaaaaGAAGTATATTTTATCCCTTGTTCTTTGTGATGTCTACTGAGGATGGTACATGTGGTCAATGTTTTTAGCCAAAATGTAGTGTTTCCAGTAGCATTTTCCGCATGATAATGGTTGTGCCCATAATAACAAGGACCTTGAGCAATTCTACTAATGTATCATTTGGTGCAGGGTTTAATGTGGAAACTGTGGAATATAAGAACATCAGCTTCACTGTCTGGGATGTTGGAGGTCAGGACAAGGTACTGTttttacctcttcatcttcttGTCTAGCTACTGACATTATAGGACTTGTGGTTATGGATGGTTTAGCAAACTGTCCGCAATGCTTTTATTGATTTGATAACATGGTAATTGGCTGAAACTTTGCTTGAACTACtttatatatgatatgatatgatatgatatggtTTACTTTCCAAATTTGAGTTGTGACCAGTAAATTTTGATGGTGAATCAATGAATGTCCATTTGATGCCATGACAGATGTTCTCCTCTCCATTAAGATACAGAGATGGGATTCAAAAATACGTTTCTTGTTTGGAGATGCATGTGCTTAATTGTGCAATCTTTATGCAAATTTTAGTGTTTATGGCAATGCAATGCTGGTCATCGATGTCATAAACCAAATGACAATGGAAACGTAGTCTTTTCGTATGTCTATTTCTTGATTTCAAGACTGTGGATGTACTCCGCCTGATGAGTGTGGATGATTATTCAATCATGCAAATTAACTTTAAAGGGTTTGTGTATGTTATAGCGCTTGTTCAAATTGTCTTACTTACCTGTGACCTCTTGTTATTCATTATATCTctctgaattattttaaaatatatattttttctcaatatGGTACTAaccttttatatgtttttcccTGTAGATCCGTCCTTTGTGGAGACATTACTTCCAAAATACACAAGGACTTATTTTTGTGGTTGATAGCAATGACAGGGACCGAGTTGTTGAAGCTAGAGATGAGTTGCATAGAATGTTGAATGAGGTAATAATATGGATCATAAATGAGTGAATATGGAAGGTAGCTTATTTCAGATTATTTCTCAGCTTAATTGTGCATGTTATTGGATAATCTTACTTTGGCAGGATGAGTTGAGAGATGCTGTGCTTCTAGTTTTTGCCAACAAGCAAGATCTTCCAAATGCTATGAATGCTGCTGAGATAACTGATAAGCTTGGTCTTCATTCCCTCCGGCAGCGTCACTGGTAAATATTGCTCTTGACATTCTTCTCTTCACCATTCTTATCTTCCTTCCTTCACCACTCATTCTCGCCTACATGTACTATACATCCAGGTATATCCAGAGCACATGTGCCACATCTGGTGAAGGGCTCTATGAAGGACTTGACTGGCTCTCAAACAACATTGCAAACAAGGTTAGTGCGGAATAAGTGAATAAGTGGATGATTTGTAGACTCAGCAATTTAGACTACACCTTGACAGATTAACTGATgccttttctattttaaatgatttgcaGGCATAGAGATTTGTTAGTTAAATGCAAGGAAGTTGAGCTTACTTCGGCCATTATGATCTCCAGTTTCTAATTTTCTTGCCCTACTTAGATTTTCATTACTTGAGCatgtatttttcttgaaaaagaacAACGGTTTGCTACTGaagaataatttgaatttttttccatGTATAACCAAATAGCATTGTTTACTATTTGATTTGTGAAGTCAATTGAATTATATGAAACCTCGTATTATGTCTATGATTCTTACGATCATTTGTATTCGACTGTGTCCCGgcaaattgaagaaaagaagacattgtttttattttggaaatgcttaataaatttaaattactattattattattattcagccACTAATGAGTAAAacatgtgaaaaaataattttacaaaatgagctaaaattgaattaatgtGTCTATGAACAAACAGGATTTGGCTTGGTGGCTTATTGATACCCTATTCCAAATATATAAGTGATGCAGCACTAAGAAATTATTACTATCGGATGACACTGAGTTGTGAGCTTTTGATCACCTCATCCATCTTCAAGATACCTCAACGCAGGTGTTAAACGATTTAAGATCATTTTCATTTGTGTTGAATTGGGGACAAAAACAAAGACTCAAACTGGAGAATGGTAATAGTTTAAACAACCAGGTAGGTATACAGAGAAGGTTTACACAAAAAGGAAAGTATCACTGAAACTTCATGTTGGTAGTTGGTATGAAGGGGGTCCATGACAAGTGATCACATTGTTTATACACACAGATTGGTTTACAAGAAAGGATCCAAATCTTCAAATTTCCAGGTTGTAAAGTTGATCATAAAAAGCCATCGAATTCAAACTTTGGAAAACTTCTTACAggttttgaaaggaaaaaacaacGTCTAAAGGCCAATACTAACTATCAGAACCTCGTTAGTTCCTGACCTCCCAAGTCCTGATGAACATGATTGTATGCTTGGAGTAAGAGTTCCCAGAAGAGTAACAGATTACCAAAGGAATGACAGTAACAT
This region includes:
- the LOC114378169 gene encoding ADP-ribosylation factor-like translates to MGLSFTKLFSRLFAKKEMRILMVGLDAAGKTTILYKLKLGEIVTTIPTIGFNVETVEYKNISFTVWDVGGQDKIRPLWRHYFQNTQGLIFVVDSNDRDRVVEARDELHRMLNEDELRDAVLLVFANKQDLPNAMNAAEITDKLGLHSLRQRHWYIQSTCATSGEGLYEGLDWLSNNIANKA